Proteins from a single region of Nitrospinaceae bacterium:
- a CDS encoding sirohydrochlorin chelatase — MSEKLGVMVCGHGSRDERAVVEFQSVAEGLRERLPHLDTEWGLLEFATPIIRTGLDALLEKGVRRVLAVPGMLFAAGHAKNDIPSVLNRYQAEHEGVQIEYGRELGIDLKLIRAAGERVEAALETSKTDANKHETLLMVVGRGASDPDANSNVSKVMRMLWEGLGFGWGEVCYSGVTFPLVEQGLEHAAKLGYKRIIVFPYFLFTGILVQRIYDHTDLVAARHPDIEFIKAGYLNDHPLVLDCFAERVQEILDGTNNMNCQLCKYREQFLGFEDQVGERQESHHHHVEGIGTGPEDESKSAQHEHTHDHDHDGGHSHDHGHTHHPYPHADHPLGPKSMKN; from the coding sequence ATGAGTGAAAAACTGGGGGTGATGGTTTGTGGCCACGGCAGCCGGGACGAGCGGGCTGTCGTCGAATTTCAGTCGGTGGCCGAGGGGCTCAGGGAGCGACTCCCGCACCTCGACACAGAGTGGGGTCTTTTGGAATTCGCCACCCCGATAATCCGAACCGGCCTCGATGCGCTCCTCGAAAAAGGGGTGCGGCGCGTACTCGCTGTGCCGGGGATGCTTTTTGCCGCCGGACACGCCAAGAACGACATCCCCTCGGTGCTCAATCGCTACCAGGCCGAACACGAAGGCGTACAAATCGAGTATGGCCGAGAACTCGGCATCGACCTCAAGCTCATTCGCGCAGCGGGCGAGCGTGTTGAGGCGGCGCTTGAGACGAGCAAAACTGACGCGAATAAACACGAGACGCTTCTCATGGTTGTCGGGCGGGGGGCCTCTGATCCAGACGCTAACTCTAATGTTTCCAAAGTAATGCGAATGCTATGGGAAGGCCTGGGCTTTGGCTGGGGCGAGGTCTGCTACTCGGGCGTGACGTTCCCCCTTGTTGAGCAGGGCCTTGAGCATGCCGCGAAACTTGGCTACAAGCGCATCATCGTTTTTCCCTATTTTCTTTTCACGGGCATTTTGGTCCAGCGCATCTACGACCACACCGACCTGGTGGCGGCAAGACACCCCGATATCGAATTCATTAAGGCAGGCTACCTGAACGATCATCCCCTCGTGCTTGATTGCTTCGCCGAGCGCGTTCAGGAAATCCTCGACGGCACGAACAACATGAATTGCCAGTTGTGCAAATACCGCGAGCAGTTCCTGGGCTTCGAGGATCAGGTCGGCGAGCGGCAGGAGAGCCACCACCACCATGTCGAGGGCATCGGAACCGGACCAGAGGACGAATCAAAGAGCGCGCAACACGAACATACTCATGATCACGACCATGACGGCGGGCATTCCCATGACCATGGGCACACCCATCATCCCTATCCCCATGCAGACCACCCGCTGGGGCCCAAGAGCATGAAAAATTAA
- a CDS encoding precorrin-8X methylmutase, producing MTIDYCREPDEIFEKSVAIIKNETDLSAFDPAMAAVITRIIHASGMVEIVPKIVASKDAAEAGVHALKNGAQIICDVEMVERGVTRRYLPAENPVICALANPGTAGRASEIGNTRSAAGFDLCASEIPGSVAVIGNAPTALFHLLEMIEIGLAPPALVLGFPVGFVGAAESKEALIARGALIPFISLTGRLGGSAIAAAALNALAREAGRQLAETKQ from the coding sequence ATGACGATTGATTATTGCCGCGAGCCGGACGAGATATTTGAAAAATCCGTCGCCATCATAAAAAACGAGACAGACCTTTCGGCTTTTGACCCGGCGATGGCTGCCGTCATCACGAGAATAATTCACGCCTCGGGCATGGTGGAGATTGTCCCAAAAATCGTAGCCTCCAAGGACGCAGCAGAAGCCGGCGTCCATGCCCTCAAAAACGGCGCACAAATAATCTGCGATGTCGAAATGGTTGAAAGGGGGGTAACGAGGCGATATCTGCCCGCCGAAAACCCTGTCATCTGCGCGCTCGCAAATCCGGGCACCGCCGGGCGCGCCAGCGAAATTGGCAACACCCGCTCGGCCGCCGGTTTCGATCTGTGCGCCAGTGAAATTCCCGGCTCGGTCGCCGTCATCGGAAATGCGCCAACCGCGCTCTTCCATTTATTAGAAATGATTGAAATTGGGCTCGCGCCCCCTGCTCTTGTCTTGGGCTTTCCTGTCGGCTTCGTCGGCGCAGCAGAGTCAAAAGAGGCGTTGATCGCAAGAGGCGCTCTCATCCCGTTCATCTCGCTAACGGGCCGTCTTGGTGGCAGCGCCATTGCGGCGGCGGCGCTTAATGCACTGGCCCGAGAGGCTGGGCGCCAGCTAGCGGAGACAAAACAATGA
- the cbiE gene encoding precorrin-6y C5,15-methyltransferase (decarboxylating) subunit CbiE, protein MSAKEINTPWLSLVGVGDDGLDGLGQSARDAVAGAEIIIGGQRHLAFLPEESLCEKIPWPSPLQKLIDKIPDYRGKNLCVLATGDPFFFGIGKRLTEKIAIEEMRVYPAPSSFSLALSRLGWPHSDAGVVSLHGRPLRSLLPRLVDKARLVMLTENRNSPGEIAALLAGDGFGDSTLHVFSHIGGPEESHISLSARDLAAAPHSDEIQDLNILAAELRAEGPGLEGHLLPGIEDDRFRHDGQITKLEIRILTLAALMPRPGDLLWDVGAGAGSISIEWLRADPSLEAIAIEKFGKRMDNLLANAEALGTPRLQTFLGDAPSCLALLPDPDAVFIGGGLRDPEMLDTCWARLKSGGRLVANVVTLEGEGALQAFFARQGGQLTRLQVSQVHQTGRLHGWRPGTPVTQLRVMKSKESK, encoded by the coding sequence ATGAGCGCCAAAGAAATAAATACACCATGGCTCTCCCTCGTCGGGGTCGGGGATGACGGCCTGGACGGCTTGGGCCAGAGCGCAAGGGACGCCGTGGCCGGGGCCGAGATAATCATCGGCGGACAGCGCCACCTCGCATTTTTACCCGAGGAAAGCCTCTGTGAAAAAATACCCTGGCCCTCCCCTCTCCAGAAACTCATCGACAAAATCCCTGACTACCGGGGGAAAAACCTTTGTGTGCTCGCCACGGGTGACCCCTTTTTCTTCGGGATCGGAAAACGCCTCACCGAAAAAATAGCTATCGAGGAAATGAGGGTTTACCCCGCTCCCTCATCGTTCAGCCTGGCGCTCTCTCGGCTGGGCTGGCCGCACTCGGATGCCGGAGTCGTCTCCCTTCATGGAAGGCCCCTACGCTCGCTGCTCCCCCGTCTGGTGGATAAGGCCCGCCTCGTCATGCTGACAGAAAACCGAAACTCGCCAGGCGAGATTGCTGCGCTATTAGCCGGCGATGGTTTTGGGGATTCCACCCTCCATGTCTTCTCACATATCGGCGGCCCCGAGGAATCGCATATCAGCCTTTCGGCCCGCGATCTTGCCGCCGCCCCGCACTCAGATGAGATTCAAGATCTCAATATCCTTGCCGCCGAGTTAAGGGCGGAAGGCCCAGGGCTCGAAGGCCACTTACTCCCCGGCATAGAGGATGATCGCTTTCGCCACGACGGGCAGATAACGAAGCTCGAAATCCGCATCCTCACGCTCGCCGCCCTCATGCCGAGACCGGGCGATCTGCTTTGGGACGTTGGCGCAGGTGCGGGCTCTATTTCAATTGAATGGCTGCGCGCCGATCCGTCTCTAGAGGCGATAGCCATTGAAAAATTTGGAAAACGGATGGATAACCTCCTGGCTAACGCCGAGGCGCTGGGCACCCCGCGACTCCAGACTTTTTTAGGGGATGCCCCCTCCTGTCTGGCGTTGCTTCCCGATCCCGATGCCGTGTTCATCGGCGGGGGATTGCGGGACCCTGAAATGCTCGACACTTGCTGGGCCCGGCTCAAATCAGGCGGGCGGCTCGTGGCCAATGTCGTCACCCTTGAGGGCGAAGGGGCGCTTCAGGCTTTTTTCGCCAGACAGGGCGGGCAGCTCACTCGCCTTCAGGTGAGCCAGGTCCACCAGACCGGTCGGCTTCACGGCTGGCGGCCCGGCACCCCCGTCACCCAACTTCGAGTTATGAAATCAAAGGAATCAAAATAA